TCGCGTTGGGCTATGGAGGAAATGGCATGACGTTCGGCGCCCTGGCGGCGCGGCTGCTCGTCGAGCGATGGCAGGGGGCGACCTCTGACGACCATGCGCTCTTCGAGTTCGGCCGAATGCGGCAATGAACAGAGACCCTTGACGCTCGCTCACGGAGCGTCTCTGAATGTGGCGAAGGAGATTGTGATGTCACCAGCTAAGCCCGTACGCTACGCGGTGGTCGGACTCGGCCACATTGCCCAGGTTGCTGTCCTTCCGGCGTTTGCGCATGCTCGACGCAACTCCAAGCTCGTCGCCGTCGTGAGCAACGATCGAACGAAACGGCGGGAACTCGCCAAGCGCTACCGGCTCGAGCACGCCTTCTCATACGACCAATTCGAGGACTGCCTGAACGAGGTCGACGCGGTGTACATCGCACTGCCGAACTCGATGCACGCCGAATACACGGTGCGAGCGGCCAAGGCGGGCGTGCACGTCTTGTGCGAGAAGCCGATGGCCGTCACCGTGCGGGAGTGCCGGCACATGATCGCCGCCTGCCGACAGGCACGCGTCAAGCTCATGATCGCGTACCGGCTGCACTTCGAGACCGTCAATCTCTCGGCCATGGACCTGGCGCGTCGTGGCGACCTGGGCGACTTGAAGTTCTTTACGTCCTCGTTCTCCCTGACGGTGCGGCGCGGCGACATTCGCACGAAACGCCGGTATGGAGGCGGGACGCTGTACGACATTGGCGTGTACTGCATCAACGCCGCGCGGAACCTGTTCCGAGCAGAACCGACCTGCGTCTCTGCTGTGTCGATCAACAGTGGGCTGAGGAGTCTCGCCGAAATCGATGAAACGACGGCCGCCACGCTGCGGTTTGGTGACGACCGGGTGGCGACTTTCATCACCAGCTTCAACGCCGCAGATGTGGCCGCGTACCGCATCGTGGGCACGAAAGGACACCTCCATGCCGATCCGGCCTATGAGTATGCCGAGGGCTTGAAATACACCGTGACGATCGGCGGCAAGAAACGAACAAAGCACGTGGGGAAACGTGACCAGTTCGCGCCGGAGCTCCTGTACTTTTCTGATTGCATCCTGAACGACACCCAGCCCGAGCCGTCCGGTGAGGAAGGATTGCAGGACGTGCGGCTGGTCGAGGCGTTGTACGAATCGGCGCGGAAGCAGCGGCCGGTCCGCATCAGACCGTTTCAGAAGAGCGTCCGGCCGACATCGCGACAGCGAATCTCGCGGCCTGGCGTGAAGATGCCCGAATTGATAAAGGTGCAGAGTGCGAGTCGTGACTGAGTCGTTGGTGTCGAGCGACCTTGATCAGCGAAGTGTCCGGAACGTAATCGAGCAGCGGTGTTCCATTACGGGCGGAATATGATCGCGTAAGGGCCGGCAAACGATCGCGGCTGCGTTCCGAGAGGCGTCTCCGCGGAAAAGCGCCGGCCCACCGCTTGCGCAGCCTGCAGCGGCTCAGCGCTTGCACGACGCGATCCGTGAAATCGCAGCGAACGCGCCGATCCTCGCGAGTCGGCAGATTGCGATTCCGGGTAAACACCTTCGTCGCTTCAACCAGAATGTCCCGACCGTCAACGTTGATGACACCATCTACCGCAGTGGCTGGGTCCTCAATATCAGTCAGCGCCTTTTTGAGAGCAAGATCTCCCATTACGCTCAGTTCGAAGAGGTGATTCTTGAACGACGTGTTCTGACGCGCGGCTCTGAGCTCGGCGAGCTTCACGCGCACGGTTTCTGGCTTGAACGTCAATGAGGAAAAAGCCTGCAGCCGGGCGTCGAGCGACGGAACTATTGTGCGGAGCGGATCAAGCCCAGCAAACGCCAGTGCGAACTTCGAGTCGTCGCCGATCTCGCTTCGCCGACCATCGAACGCTAGCTGTTGTGCCTTCTCGAACCAGTCAACCCCCCGCAACGGATGGCAGAAGTCGTAAAGAAATCCGCTCGGATCCGTCGTCGAGGGACGCGGGGGCGATGTTCTGTTGATTTCAGCTTCGACAGCATCAAACCACCCGCTATCCAGCACAGTCGCGAGAGTGGCAGTTGCCAAGACCGCCTGCCGCAGAGCCGACAAATTGCTGAGCAATTCAGCCCTCGCAGCCGCAACGCCTTCGTCAGGTCTGTCCATTGCTTTCCCTGTCTTCGCTTGAGATATTACATTACTTGTAATATTATGGTAATGGAGATTCAAGCTGATGGCAACGTCCTGGTTGAAAGCGGTCAGACGGCAGAAGGGCTGGACGCAACGCGAGACGGCCGAAAAGCTAGGGGTGTCGCAACCGTACCTGTCCTTGCTTGAGCAAGGACGTCGACCGTTTACGAAACGACTTCTGTCAAAGCTCCAGCGGCATTTTGATGTGCCGGCGACTGAGCTACATG
This portion of the Acidobacteriota bacterium genome encodes:
- a CDS encoding Gfo/Idh/MocA family oxidoreductase; translation: MSPAKPVRYAVVGLGHIAQVAVLPAFAHARRNSKLVAVVSNDRTKRRELAKRYRLEHAFSYDQFEDCLNEVDAVYIALPNSMHAEYTVRAAKAGVHVLCEKPMAVTVRECRHMIAACRQARVKLMIAYRLHFETVNLSAMDLARRGDLGDLKFFTSSFSLTVRRGDIRTKRRYGGGTLYDIGVYCINAARNLFRAEPTCVSAVSINSGLRSLAEIDETTAATLRFGDDRVATFITSFNAADVAAYRIVGTKGHLHADPAYEYAEGLKYTVTIGGKKRTKHVGKRDQFAPELLYFSDCILNDTQPEPSGEEGLQDVRLVEALYESARKQRPVRIRPFQKSVRPTSRQRISRPGVKMPELIKVQSASRD